The following proteins come from a genomic window of Natronosalvus vescus:
- a CDS encoding right-handed parallel beta-helix repeat-containing protein — MVCSVLVPFGVAAQPAADSNADSLSAIDPDLEGCLVVSEDEEGGDFDSIQDAIDAAEPGDTICVETGIYDEGLQVTTEGITIAAVPGADPVLQGSSGTGIEIDGAHNVTLEGLTIQGYDSNGIRVTGDGHNLTVRDMRIEDSGRGIWLENNVASSVVIENNEIVNNGVRGIHIGENNEDVEVRGNYIADNGGVGINARYAPHVVVADNILDGNSGNGIAIWDEYAVVRDNTLNGNGNVAIRISHDGDHALVEGNEVTGGDVGISASMVDSPEIRNNAITSATVDVELDRVRTATIVDNTFETGIALGGAAGTFEHFDHTASGNTIGDDPLVFVSGEDDPTIPEDAAQVIVVDSSNVEVSGLEFDGVASGIQIAYSPGAVVSDNVVSNTGSHGIRVWASDDTVVSGNDLLSNDETSLVSGIGIHGSADAVAAENTITDSSSRALEVGGSPDSIVRDNSLIDNHNGLHLTGSDRTAVTNNTITGTHHGGTTSNFRSAILVISGEYVEIRGNEITDNHVNGIHDNRGSNSQYVTIEDNHIANNGNEGIYWSRSHDATIHNNTVTDNGRTGINGPMRANVTHNEVSGNSVGIDVSHDSLVANNLVQDNRGNGVEANADSTVRDNTIVDNGIAGIYFRNFDGQLVESNEVSGHAVDLWIHETTDVTVRHNSFESGVLLRSYYADSEELTTHSFVNNTVGDRSLHYVRNETSVEVPDDVGQVIVVNSTDVNVSGLEFDGVPAPVQVAYSHSVEVTDNSIANGTDTNTERGAVTIWESTQSTIQRNTIVEMGERTTGIELINGGPAEVTNNTITDVGWNGIAAEDIDAPKITRNIVTDAGRDAITVTNSDDLTITWNTVTGAGGDGIHTTVTDEGLGADVANNTVSNNERGIVVEAQGWSSPIINVLILDNLIEHNSAAGLEFTDEAEDVQVHGNAIQNNGNGIVYSDHSPEYALNATDNWWGAASGPSGGVTDPETGTIADGDGDTVDEHVLFDPWDETPLGPTFEIGIDDTNSPIAAGETLTVDVTVENLADETETQTIELVDFDGSVVDAVDELTLEGGESESLTLTWETPTDVVGTGDITVQTEDDSDTDQVIVLSAEAIEVDTCTVIDAPGYYLLTGDLEGDATCLEITADDVVLDGMGHTVQGEDLDDDGTNYGIVVDDADGVTVSNVVISGWDVGLYYNEASDGVISDVITENNGAGFNLRASNDNDVSSLTARYNDYRGLNVGSGGGSSHGNTFTDIHVYENEISGSSLYPGAVQVASGSANNVFTGLNASSNRAGLRTAGWSNTFTDVVADDNSMYGLNLESNFGNEFENVSVSKNGWHGIRIGESNGNVLTNVTATENDGTAIYLVGSLRGGAAVTNTVFTGVNVSDTDGNGIGLSNADGNTFTDIALQDNSGSSIHLSSGSSGNTFTDVVVTDSGGHGFYSAYGSQDNTVEHLELATATISFEGQDIRVSSAGELGEPQTGTNPLGIFANVGGSGVDAHLDSLYVHYDEIDVTGIDESSLEIWRLTETWSPPSEESYDSGVNTDEQYVYATDIDEFGTFGVFGEPGTVPSITDTTVDPTEIDEGESVTVTATVENVGDVGGDVIVALEIDGTTVDTETIDLETGETGQVTFTHTFEDSGTFDVSVSETHAGTVTVNDDSDDSDDSDDSDDDEPEANVIVYGGSVSHDAVGIDDTVTITGDLYNSGDVAGDVTVELTISGEHVDETMSQTVTVEPGLERDGVEFEWTPTEDSLPDGVDSDEVTITLNSLVVDTVSLEHQYSDIQVIAASTSETEVVGGTEFHVVGSIYQAGTIEGSEEITLTATPTDGGDPIDLGVQEVTLAPGFYHLGAINITASFDADDAGTYDLELGDRSAGTIEVEPAESDIQVIAASASEIELVEGEDMYVIGSIYQSGNIEGTEEIELTATNVDTGESTVVGTQEVTLAPGYYHLGALNVTHVPDEAGTYDLELGDRNAGTIEVASAESDINVIAASVSEIELVEGDEIHVVGSIYQAGTIDGPEEIEVTAINQETNETTVLGVQEVSLEPGFYHLGAVNVTVVPEPGTYDIELGDRNAGTIEVEPAESDIQVIAASASEIDLIEGEELYVIGSIYQTGNIEGTEEIELTATNTDTGETTVVGTQEVTLAPGYYHLGAINITYAPDEAGTYDLELGDRAAGTIEVEPAESDIQVIAASASEIDLIEGEELYVVGSIYQAGNIEGTEEIELTATNVDTGETTVVGTQEVTLAPGYYHLGAINVTYVPDEAGTYDLELGDRAAGTIEVEEAVTDIQVIAASASDIEISENEETYVVGSVYQAGNIEGTEEIELTATHEDGTETVVGTQDVTLAPGYYHLGALNVTFEPEQSGNYTLELGGTYAGTVYVEEIVTDIQVIAASTADVELIEGEETYVIGSVYQNGSDTATEEIELTATNQETNETHVVGSQEVTVAPGYYHLGAINITFTPDEPGTYDLELGGRNAGWVDVEPAESDISVIAASASEIELVEGEELYVIGSIYQAGNIEGTEEIELTATNTNTGETEVVGTQEVTLAPGYYHLGAINVTYAPDEAGTYDLELGDRNAGTVEVEPAESDIQVIAASASEIELIEGEELYVIGSIYQAGTIEGTEELELTATNTDTGETTVVGTQEVTLAPGYYHLGALNVTYVPDEAGTYDLELGDRNAGTIEVEPAESNIQVIAASASEIELVEGEELYVIGSIYQSGTIEGTEEIELTATNTDTGETEVVGTQEVTLAPGYYHLGAINVTYTPDEAGTYDLELGDRNAGTIEVASAESDIQVIAASASALEVAEGQEFHVIGSIYQTGTIEGPEEIALTATPTDGGDPIELGSQEASLQPGWYHLGAINVSATLEQPGTYDLELGDRSAGQLVVTQATVEPTIVAVEGHSSASDLVTADGDVLDTDGSYVYASDEATVEVAVDADHPIDEVTVLISSLETTYSVSTQAIRQGDTWIASIPFESLPDDGRYELTAVAADERDNGGMDRADETLVIDRQSPSMSVSIEDVTHEDATIVIESTEPLDGVPTVDVTVDELEADDASVGADPTVTGIEADPSGTTFTGTLEFDESGEYTVTVTGVDRAGNDATDDASVVVHTGFTLEDGTIEFANSGTTIEFDLVDDVEEAMKAEELFIALSENAVDANLDDGSLGVNFLTADLDSFIDHQLGSGAIEGATITMPVDETALPAGTTATDVGFHYYDEGTETWDPVDSSVDFIDDDPYLTATVDGFSTYGAMIVDEEPPTLTSVSPAPKSELPTGTDETTVAFAYEDDLSGVDVSSITIELDGVDVTEDDRTQITSSETTLEVALEDGASHTVALTVADEGGNEETYTTSFKVATADDTDGSSDDPSDDSRTDDTDDGEDSPVFDDEYADDADDSIPGFGVGIAIGVVLVTVLLGRRRS, encoded by the coding sequence ATGGTGTGTTCGGTACTGGTGCCGTTCGGTGTAGCGGCACAGCCAGCAGCCGATTCGAACGCTGACTCGCTTTCTGCCATCGATCCCGACCTCGAGGGGTGTCTCGTCGTCTCGGAGGATGAAGAAGGGGGCGACTTTGACAGTATCCAGGATGCAATCGATGCGGCGGAACCGGGGGATACGATCTGCGTAGAGACGGGAATCTACGACGAGGGTCTGCAGGTAACCACCGAAGGAATCACCATTGCGGCGGTACCGGGGGCTGACCCGGTGTTGCAAGGGTCGTCAGGGACTGGTATTGAGATCGACGGTGCCCACAACGTGACGCTCGAGGGGCTGACGATCCAGGGATACGACAGCAACGGAATCCGAGTCACCGGTGACGGTCACAATCTTACCGTACGTGACATGCGTATCGAAGACAGCGGACGGGGAATCTGGCTCGAGAATAACGTTGCCTCAAGCGTCGTTATCGAGAATAACGAGATCGTGAACAACGGCGTCAGGGGGATTCACATCGGTGAGAACAATGAGGATGTGGAGGTTCGCGGGAACTACATCGCGGACAACGGTGGCGTCGGCATCAATGCTAGGTACGCGCCCCACGTCGTCGTCGCCGACAACATTCTCGATGGGAACAGCGGAAACGGAATCGCCATCTGGGACGAGTACGCCGTAGTCCGGGACAACACCCTGAACGGCAACGGCAACGTCGCCATACGCATTTCTCATGACGGCGACCATGCGCTCGTTGAGGGGAACGAGGTCACCGGTGGCGATGTCGGTATCAGTGCTTCGATGGTGGACAGCCCCGAAATTCGGAACAACGCCATCACCAGCGCAACGGTCGACGTCGAACTCGACCGCGTACGGACGGCCACAATCGTCGACAACACCTTCGAGACCGGAATCGCCCTCGGCGGCGCAGCCGGCACGTTCGAGCACTTCGACCACACCGCCTCCGGCAACACCATCGGGGACGATCCGCTTGTCTTCGTCAGCGGCGAGGACGACCCGACGATCCCCGAAGACGCGGCGCAGGTCATCGTCGTCGACTCGTCGAACGTCGAGGTTTCCGGACTCGAGTTCGATGGCGTCGCCTCTGGGATCCAGATCGCCTACAGCCCCGGTGCCGTCGTCTCCGACAACGTCGTTTCGAACACCGGGAGTCACGGGATTCGAGTGTGGGCTTCTGATGACACGGTTGTGTCGGGGAACGACCTGCTGAGCAACGACGAGACCTCACTCGTCTCTGGGATCGGCATCCATGGCTCTGCCGACGCCGTCGCCGCGGAGAACACGATCACCGACAGTAGCAGCCGGGCGCTCGAGGTCGGTGGCTCACCCGACTCGATCGTTCGGGACAATTCGCTGATCGACAACCACAACGGGTTGCACCTCACTGGCTCGGATCGAACGGCGGTCACAAACAATACGATCACCGGGACGCACCACGGGGGAACGACCAGTAACTTCCGATCGGCGATACTCGTGATAAGTGGGGAGTACGTCGAAATACGCGGTAACGAGATCACGGACAACCACGTGAACGGCATCCACGACAACCGCGGGTCTAACTCACAGTACGTCACGATCGAGGATAACCACATCGCGAACAACGGAAACGAGGGAATCTACTGGTCGAGGAGCCACGACGCGACGATCCACAACAACACCGTTACTGACAACGGCCGAACCGGTATCAACGGACCGATGCGAGCGAACGTCACACACAACGAAGTTAGTGGCAACTCAGTTGGCATCGACGTCTCGCACGATTCGCTCGTAGCGAACAACCTCGTCCAGGATAACCGCGGCAACGGCGTCGAGGCGAACGCTGACTCGACGGTGCGTGACAACACGATCGTAGACAACGGCATCGCGGGGATCTACTTCCGGAACTTCGACGGCCAGCTCGTGGAGAGTAACGAGGTCAGCGGTCACGCCGTCGATCTGTGGATTCACGAGACCACCGACGTCACCGTTCGGCACAATTCGTTCGAATCCGGTGTCCTCTTGCGGAGTTACTACGCCGATTCCGAGGAACTGACCACGCACTCGTTCGTCAACAACACGGTCGGGGATCGGTCGCTCCACTACGTCCGAAACGAAACCAGCGTCGAGGTTCCGGACGATGTCGGGCAGGTTATCGTTGTCAACTCGACGGACGTGAACGTCTCGGGTCTGGAGTTTGACGGGGTCCCGGCCCCAGTCCAGGTCGCCTACAGCCACAGCGTGGAAGTCACCGACAATTCGATCGCGAATGGGACTGACACGAACACGGAACGAGGGGCGGTTACCATCTGGGAGTCGACCCAGTCGACGATTCAACGAAACACTATCGTCGAGATGGGTGAACGAACGACCGGGATCGAACTCATCAATGGGGGGCCCGCCGAGGTCACCAACAATACGATTACAGACGTCGGCTGGAACGGTATTGCCGCCGAAGACATCGACGCTCCGAAGATCACCCGGAACATAGTCACGGACGCGGGCAGGGACGCCATTACCGTCACTAACAGCGATGATCTGACGATCACTTGGAACACCGTAACAGGCGCTGGTGGGGACGGCATTCACACGACCGTCACCGATGAGGGGCTGGGTGCGGACGTTGCGAACAACACGGTTTCGAACAACGAGCGAGGTATTGTGGTTGAAGCACAGGGATGGAGTTCGCCCATCATAAACGTATTAATCCTCGACAACCTCATTGAGCACAACTCTGCGGCTGGCCTCGAGTTCACTGACGAGGCCGAGGACGTTCAGGTGCATGGGAACGCCATCCAGAACAACGGAAACGGGATTGTCTACAGCGATCATAGTCCCGAATACGCACTGAACGCGACGGACAACTGGTGGGGTGCTGCGAGCGGGCCGAGTGGCGGTGTCACGGATCCCGAAACTGGAACGATTGCGGACGGTGATGGGGATACCGTCGACGAACACGTCCTGTTCGATCCGTGGGACGAAACGCCGTTGGGGCCGACGTTCGAGATCGGTATCGACGACACGAACTCACCCATCGCCGCCGGCGAGACGCTGACGGTAGACGTAACCGTCGAAAACCTCGCCGACGAGACGGAAACCCAGACGATCGAACTGGTCGATTTCGACGGCAGCGTCGTCGACGCCGTCGATGAGCTGACGCTCGAGGGAGGCGAATCCGAATCGCTTACTCTCACATGGGAAACGCCCACCGATGTCGTCGGAACCGGTGACATCACCGTTCAGACCGAGGACGATTCCGACACCGACCAAGTGATCGTTCTCTCAGCCGAGGCAATCGAAGTAGACACCTGTACAGTGATCGATGCCCCTGGGTACTACTTGCTGACCGGTGACCTCGAGGGCGACGCAACCTGCCTCGAAATTACAGCGGACGACGTGGTTCTCGACGGAATGGGACACACCGTTCAGGGCGAAGATCTCGACGACGACGGAACCAATTACGGTATCGTGGTCGACGATGCTGACGGCGTCACGGTCAGCAATGTCGTCATCTCTGGCTGGGACGTCGGCCTGTACTACAACGAAGCCAGTGACGGTGTCATCAGCGACGTAATCACTGAGAACAACGGAGCAGGGTTCAACCTCCGTGCGTCCAACGACAACGACGTCTCTAGCCTCACGGCTCGATATAACGATTATCGAGGACTCAACGTCGGCTCTGGTGGTGGATCGAGTCATGGTAACACGTTCACGGACATCCACGTATACGAGAACGAAATCAGCGGAAGCTCCCTTTATCCAGGTGCGGTTCAGGTAGCCTCTGGATCAGCCAACAACGTGTTCACCGGACTAAACGCCTCTTCGAACCGCGCCGGTCTGCGAACCGCCGGCTGGTCGAACACGTTCACCGATGTCGTCGCCGACGACAACTCGATGTACGGGCTGAACCTCGAGAGTAACTTTGGTAACGAGTTCGAGAACGTGAGTGTCTCAAAGAACGGCTGGCACGGAATCCGAATCGGTGAGAGCAACGGGAACGTATTGACGAACGTAACGGCGACCGAAAACGACGGTACTGCCATTTACCTCGTTGGTAGTCTGAGAGGTGGCGCTGCCGTTACGAACACCGTCTTTACCGGAGTAAATGTGTCTGATACCGACGGAAACGGAATTGGACTGAGTAACGCCGACGGGAACACGTTTACCGATATTGCGCTACAGGACAACAGCGGTAGTTCGATCCATCTCTCGAGTGGGTCGAGCGGGAACACGTTCACCGATGTCGTGGTCACCGACAGTGGTGGCCACGGATTCTACTCCGCCTATGGAAGTCAGGACAACACCGTCGAGCACCTCGAGCTGGCTACCGCCACCATCTCGTTCGAGGGGCAGGATATACGGGTCAGTTCCGCCGGTGAACTAGGCGAACCGCAAACTGGAACCAATCCACTGGGTATCTTTGCGAATGTCGGTGGTTCAGGAGTGGACGCCCACCTCGACTCATTGTACGTTCACTACGACGAAATCGATGTGACCGGCATCGACGAATCGAGCCTCGAGATCTGGCGCTTGACCGAGACCTGGTCACCGCCGTCGGAGGAGTCCTACGACTCGGGTGTGAACACGGACGAACAGTACGTTTACGCGACTGATATCGACGAGTTCGGCACCTTCGGTGTCTTTGGCGAACCGGGTACGGTTCCTTCGATCACCGATACCACGGTGGATCCAACAGAAATCGATGAAGGTGAGTCCGTTACAGTTACGGCGACCGTCGAAAACGTCGGCGACGTCGGTGGGGACGTCATCGTTGCACTCGAGATCGATGGTACAACGGTGGATACCGAGACGATCGATCTCGAGACAGGTGAGACTGGCCAGGTCACCTTCACACACACGTTCGAGGATTCGGGTACGTTCGACGTGAGCGTGAGCGAGACTCATGCGGGTACAGTAACCGTTAACGACGACAGCGACGACAGCGACGACAGCGACGACAGCGACGACGACGAACCCGAAGCGAACGTCATCGTCTACGGGGGATCCGTAAGCCACGACGCTGTCGGCATCGACGACACCGTCACGATTACCGGCGACCTCTACAACAGCGGCGACGTCGCCGGTGACGTCACCGTCGAGCTGACGATCAGCGGCGAACACGTCGACGAGACGATGAGCCAGACAGTCACGGTCGAACCTGGCCTCGAGCGAGACGGCGTCGAATTCGAGTGGACTCCAACGGAAGACAGTCTCCCGGACGGCGTCGACAGCGACGAGGTCACGATCACGCTCAACAGCCTGGTCGTCGACACCGTCTCGCTCGAGCACCAGTACTCGGACATTCAAGTGATCGCCGCATCTACGTCCGAAACCGAGGTCGTCGGCGGCACCGAGTTCCACGTCGTCGGGAGCATCTACCAGGCAGGCACTATCGAAGGATCCGAAGAGATCACGTTGACCGCCACTCCGACCGATGGAGGCGATCCAATCGACCTCGGAGTCCAGGAAGTGACGCTCGCGCCCGGCTTCTACCACCTCGGCGCAATCAATATCACTGCTTCGTTCGACGCGGACGACGCTGGTACGTACGACCTCGAGCTTGGCGACCGGTCGGCGGGAACGATCGAGGTCGAGCCCGCCGAATCGGACATCCAGGTAATCGCCGCCTCGGCCTCGGAGATCGAGCTCGTCGAGGGTGAGGATATGTACGTCATCGGCAGCATCTACCAGTCCGGCAATATCGAGGGAACCGAGGAAATCGAACTCACCGCCACGAACGTAGACACCGGCGAGTCCACGGTGGTGGGCACTCAGGAGGTGACGCTCGCGCCCGGCTACTACCACCTCGGCGCACTCAACGTCACACACGTCCCCGACGAAGCGGGCACGTACGACCTCGAGTTAGGCGACCGAAACGCCGGGACGATCGAGGTCGCGTCCGCCGAGTCGGACATCAACGTGATTGCCGCCTCCGTTTCAGAGATAGAACTCGTTGAAGGAGATGAAATTCACGTCGTCGGGAGCATCTACCAGGCCGGCACCATCGATGGGCCTGAAGAGATCGAGGTCACTGCCATCAATCAGGAGACGAACGAGACGACCGTTCTTGGCGTTCAGGAAGTCTCGCTCGAGCCCGGCTTCTACCACCTCGGCGCGGTCAACGTTACCGTTGTCCCAGAACCGGGCACCTACGACATCGAACTCGGCGACCGAAACGCCGGGACGATCGAGGTCGAGCCCGCCGAATCGGACATCCAGGTAATTGCCGCCTCTGCCTCGGAGATCGACCTGATCGAGGGTGAAGAGCTGTACGTCATTGGCAGCATCTACCAGACCGGTAATATCGAGGGAACCGAGGAAATCGAACTCACCGCCACGAACACCGACACCGGTGAGACGACGGTGGTGGGCACGCAGGAGGTGACGCTCGCGCCCGGCTACTACCACCTCGGGGCGATCAACATCACGTACGCGCCTGATGAGGCCGGAACGTACGACCTCGAGCTCGGCGACCGGGCTGCGGGAACGATCGAGGTCGAGCCCGCCGAATCGGACATCCAGGTAATTGCCGCCTCTGCCTCGGAGATCGACCTGATCGAGGGTGAGGAGCTGTACGTCGTGGGGAGCATCTATCAGGCAGGTAACATCGAGGGAACCGAGGAGATCGAACTCACCGCCACGAACGTAGACACCGGTGAGACGACGGTAGTGGGCACGCAGGAGGTGACGCTCGCGCCCGGCTACTACCACCTCGGGGCGATCAACGTCACGTACGTCCCCGACGAAGCGGGTACGTACGACCTCGAGCTCGGCGACCGGGCTGCGGGAACGATCGAAGTCGAGGAAGCCGTCACCGACATTCAGGTGATCGCGGCGTCCGCGTCGGACATCGAGATTTCCGAGAACGAGGAGACCTACGTGGTCGGGTCGGTCTACCAGGCGGGCAATATCGAAGGAACCGAAGAGATCGAGCTGACGGCGACCCACGAGGACGGTACAGAGACGGTCGTGGGAACCCAGGACGTGACGCTCGCGCCGGGATACTATCATCTGGGCGCATTGAACGTGACGTTCGAACCCGAACAGAGCGGCAACTACACCCTCGAACTCGGTGGCACGTACGCAGGAACGGTGTACGTCGAGGAGATCGTCACAGACATCCAGGTCATCGCGGCATCTACCGCCGACGTCGAACTGATCGAGGGCGAGGAGACCTACGTGATCGGCAGCGTCTACCAGAACGGAAGCGACACCGCGACGGAGGAGATCGAGCTGACCGCGACCAATCAGGAGACGAACGAGACGCACGTCGTCGGCAGCCAGGAGGTGACGGTCGCGCCGGGATACTACCACCTCGGGGCGATCAACATCACCTTCACACCGGACGAGCCGGGGACGTACGACCTCGAGCTAGGTGGTCGGAACGCCGGCTGGGTGGACGTCGAGCCCGCCGAATCGGACATCAGCGTAATCGCCGCCTCGGCCTCGGAGATCGAACTGGTGGAAGGCGAAGAGCTGTACGTCATCGGCAGCATCTACCAGGCCGGCAACATCGAGGGAACCGAGGAGATCGAACTCACTGCCACGAACACCAACACCGGCGAGACGGAGGTCGTGGGAACGCAGGAGGTGACGCTCGCGCCCGGCTACTACCACCTCGGGGCGATCAACGTCACGTACGCGCCTGATGAGGCCGGAACGTACGACCTCGAGTTAGGCGACCGAAACGCCGGGACGGTCGAGGTCGAGCCCGCCGAATCGGATATCCAGGTAATCGCCGCCTCGGCTTCAGAGATCGAACTGATCGAGGGCGAAGAGCTGTACGTCATTGGCAGCATCTACCAGGCCGGCACCATCGAGGGAACCGAGGAACTCGAACTCACCGCCACGAACACCGACACCGGTGAGACGACGGTAGTGGGCACGCAGGAGGTGACGCTCGCGCCCGGCTACTACCACCTGGGTGCGCTCAACGTCACGTACGTCCCCGACGAAGCGGGCACGTACGACCTCGAGTTAGGCGACCGAAACGCCGGGACGATCGAGGTCGAGCCCGCCGAATCGAACATCCAGGTGATCGCCGCCTCGGCTTCAGAGATCGAACTGGTGGAAGGCGAAGAGCTGTACGTCATAGGCAGCATCTACCAGTCCGGCACTATCGAGGGAACCGAGGAAATCGAACTCACTGCCACGAACACCGACACCGGTGAGACGGAGGTCGTGGGAACGCAGGAGGTGACGCTCGCTCCTGGTTACTACCACCTCGGGGCGATCAACGTCACGTACACGCCCGACGAAGCGGGCACGTACGACCTCGAGTTAGGCGACCGAAACGCCGGGACGATCGAAGTGGCCTCCGCCGAGTCGGACATCCAGGTGATCGCCGCCTCAGCCTCCGCGCTCGAGGTCGCCGAGGGCCAGGAGTTCCACGTAATCGGGAGCATCTACCAGACTGGCACCATCGAGGGGCCGGAGGAGATCGCCCTCACAGCCACCCCGACCGACGGCGGCGACCCCATCGAACTCGGGAGTCAGGAAGCGTCGCTCCAGCCAGGCTGGTACCACCTCGGTGCGATCAACGTCAGCGCGACGCTCGAGCAACCGGGTACCTACGACCTCGAGTTGGGTGACCGATCCGCCGGGCAACTCGTGGTCACCCAGGCGACCGTTGAACCGACCATCGTCGCCGTCGAGGGCCACTCGAGCGCGAGTGACCTCGTCACGGCCGATGGCGACGTCCTCGACACCGACGGCTCGTACGTGTACGCGAGCGACGAAGCGACCGTCGAGGTGGCTGTGGACGCCGATCACCCGATCGACGAGGTGACGGTACTCATCAGTTCACTCGAGACGACTTACAGCGTCTCGACTCAGGCGATCCGTCAGGGCGACACCTGGATCGCGTCGATTCCGTTCGAGAGTCTCCCCGACGACGGCCGCTACGAACTGACGGCCGTCGCTGCCGACGAACGCGACAACGGCGGGATGGATCGAGCGGACGAAACGCTGGTGATCGACCGACAGTCACCGTCGATGTCGGTGAGCATCGAGGACGTTACCCACGAGGACGCGACGATCGTCATCGAGAGCACCGAACCGCTCGATGGAGTACCGACCGTCGATGTTACCGTCGACGAACTCGAGGCGGACGACGCTTCCGTCGGAGCCGATCCAACGGTCACCGGGATCGAGGCCGATCCGTCGGGCACCACCTTCACGGGCACCCTCGAGTTCGACGAGTCGGGCGAGTACACCGTCACCGTGACGGGTGTCGACCGGGCCGGTAACGACGCGACCGACGACGCCTCCGTGGTCGTCCATACCGGATTCACGCTCGAGGACGGCACCATCGAATTCGCCAACAGCGGAACGACGATCGAGTTCGATCTTGTCGACGACGTCGAAGAGGCGATGAAGGCGGAGGAACTGTTCATCGCGCTCTCGGAGAACGCGGTGGACGCCAACCTCGATGACGGGTCACTCGGCGTCAATTTCCTGACGGCCGATCTCGACAGCTTCATCGATCACCAGCTCGGGTCGGGCGCCATCGAAGGCGCAACGATCACGATGCCGGTCGACGAGACGGCCCTTCCGGCGGGCACTACTGCGACCGACGTCGGCTTCCACTACTACGACGAGGGCACCGAGACGTGGGATCCAGTGGACTCGAGCGTCGATTTCATTGACGACGACCCATACCTCACCGCCACCGTCGACGGCTTCTCGACGTACGGAGCCATGATCGTGGATGAGGAACCGCCGACGCTGACGAGCGTATCGCCCGCGCCCAAGAGCGAGTTGCCGACGGGTACCGACGAAACCACCGTTGCGTTCGCCTACGAGGACGATCTCTCTGGCGTCGACGTGAGCTCGATCACCATCGAACTCGACGGCGTCGACGTGACCGAGGACGATCGAACGCAGATCACCTCCTCAGAGACCACCCTCGAGGTGGCGCTCGAGGACGGTGCGTCACACACAGTAGCCCTCACTGTGGCCGACGAGGGCGGGAACGAGGAAACGTACACGACGTCGTTCAAAGTCGCGACGGCCGACGACACAGACGGCTCAAGTGACGACCCGTCGGATGACTCGAGAACCGACGACACAGACGATGGCGAGGACAGCCCAGTCTTCGACGATGAGTACGCGGACGACGCGGACGATTCGATCCCCGGATTCGGGGTTGGCATCGCGATTGGGGTAGTCCTCGTCACCGTGCTGCTTGGTCGCCGACGGTCGTAG